A genomic window from Pseudonocardia broussonetiae includes:
- a CDS encoding tyrosine-type recombinase/integrase: protein MGRTQPARRPGRGPVRAVAVSRRLDHTTRLTTSCAGHWFAALAQRAGHPDVTLHRLRHTVATVLVGQGDILQAQHRLGHRDAATTLRIYSHAMPLTDSAAAQTLDALFR, encoded by the coding sequence GTGGGCCGAACTCAACCAGCACGACGACCCGGACGGGGGCCGGTTCGGGCCGTGGCTGTTTCCCGGCGACTCGACCACACCACCCGGCTGACGACCAGCTGCGCCGGCCACTGGTTCGCCGCGCTCGCCCAACGAGCCGGTCACCCGGACGTCACACTGCACCGGCTCCGCCACACCGTGGCCACGGTGCTGGTCGGGCAGGGTGACATCCTGCAGGCTCAACATCGTCTCGGGCATCGCGACGCCGCCACGACCTTGCGGATCTACAGCCACGCGATGCCGCTGACCGACTCCGCAGCGGCGCAGACCCTCGACGCCCTCTTCCGTTGA
- a CDS encoding metal-sensitive transcriptional regulator — translation MEMTPALVGDALVRLRRAQGQLAGVVRAIEGGGDCAEVLTQLAAVSRALDRAGFKIVASGMRHCQAARERGDQPPMTEDELEKLFLSLA, via the coding sequence ATGGAGATGACTCCCGCGCTGGTGGGTGACGCTCTGGTGCGGTTGCGCCGCGCGCAGGGGCAGTTGGCCGGTGTGGTTCGGGCGATCGAGGGGGGTGGGGACTGTGCCGAGGTGCTAACCCAGCTCGCCGCGGTTTCTCGTGCCCTGGACCGGGCGGGTTTCAAGATCGTCGCGAGTGGGATGCGGCATTGTCAGGCGGCCCGGGAGCGGGGTGATCAGCCGCCGATGACCGAGGACGAGCTGGAGAAGCTGTTCCTCTCGCTGGCCTGA
- a CDS encoding multicopper oxidase family protein, with product MTPAPISRRRAIVLGGFGAASLAIGATGWFATGAGVRTGGRLQPADTGAELRQPKVLDSADGRLQVELTAAAGVRLAGHDTRALGYNATSPGPTLRVRPGDELAVRLTNQLDEPTNLHTHGLRVSPQANSDNPFLRVDPGASFDYLFRIPPDHPAGTYWYHPHHHGMVAGQIFGGLAGALLVAPPGQDPDLPVLEDRVLLVTDTTLDGDGRLAEIGAMDRAMGRQGELVLVNGQHEPTIPADPGATQRWRVINGCVSRVLSIRLDGHELVHVAQDGTFLPAPIAADRVMLAPGNRADVIVRPTGTGRYPLIAEAVNRGGMDEMMGGGTASSGPVILATMVTAGAPVTAPPLPTALPAETPAVGPVTTRREIAFQMGMGMGGMDFAIDGRIFDPDRDDQNVTLGDTEEWTITNPGPLAHPFHLHVWPFTVVELSDATPPVGVPQDVVLVPARGWVRLRIPFTNYSGRSVYHCHILDHEDAGMMATVNVRA from the coding sequence ATGACCCCGGCACCGATCAGCCGACGCCGCGCGATCGTCCTGGGCGGGTTCGGCGCCGCCAGCCTCGCCATCGGCGCGACGGGCTGGTTTGCCACCGGCGCGGGCGTGAGGACGGGCGGCCGGCTGCAGCCCGCCGACACCGGAGCGGAGCTGCGCCAACCGAAGGTTCTCGACAGCGCGGACGGGCGGCTGCAGGTCGAGCTCACCGCCGCAGCGGGGGTGCGGCTGGCCGGACACGACACCCGCGCGCTGGGCTACAACGCCACCTCACCCGGGCCGACGCTACGGGTGCGCCCCGGCGACGAGCTCGCGGTGCGCCTGACCAACCAGCTCGACGAGCCCACCAACCTGCACACCCACGGGCTGCGGGTCTCCCCACAAGCCAACAGCGACAACCCGTTCCTACGTGTCGACCCCGGCGCCTCGTTCGACTACCTCTTCCGGATCCCACCCGATCACCCGGCCGGCACCTACTGGTACCACCCGCACCACCACGGCATGGTGGCCGGTCAGATCTTCGGCGGGCTCGCCGGTGCGCTGCTGGTCGCCCCGCCCGGGCAGGACCCCGACCTGCCGGTGCTCGAGGACCGGGTGCTGCTGGTCACCGACACCACGCTCGACGGTGACGGCCGGCTCGCCGAGATAGGCGCCATGGACCGGGCGATGGGCCGCCAGGGCGAGCTAGTCCTGGTCAACGGCCAGCACGAGCCCACCATCCCCGCCGACCCCGGTGCGACGCAGCGTTGGCGGGTCATCAACGGTTGCGTGTCCCGGGTGCTGTCGATCCGGCTCGACGGGCACGAACTCGTCCACGTCGCCCAGGACGGCACTTTCCTGCCCGCTCCCATCGCAGCGGACCGGGTGATGCTCGCTCCGGGCAACCGGGCCGATGTGATCGTGCGCCCCACCGGCACCGGCCGCTACCCGCTGATAGCCGAGGCCGTCAACCGCGGCGGCATGGACGAAATGATGGGGGGCGGCACCGCGAGCAGCGGGCCGGTCATCCTCGCCACCATGGTCACCGCCGGGGCCCCGGTCACCGCACCGCCGCTGCCGACCGCCCTGCCCGCCGAGACGCCCGCCGTTGGACCCGTGACCACGCGGCGAGAGATCGCCTTCCAGATGGGCATGGGCATGGGCGGAATGGACTTCGCCATCGACGGCCGCATCTTCGACCCCGACCGCGACGACCAAAACGTCACTCTGGGCGACACCGAGGAATGGACCATCACCAACCCCGGCCCGCTGGCGCACCCGTTCCACCTACACGTATGGCCATTCACCGTAGTCGAACTCAGCGACGCCACCCCACCGGTCGGCGTACCGCAGGACGTCGTCCTCGTCCCCGCCCGCGGCTGGGTTCGGCTCCGCATCCCGTTCACCAACTACTCGGGGCGCAGCGTCTACCACTGCCACATCCTCGACCACGAGGACGCCGGGATGATGGCCACGGTCAACGTCCGCGCCTGA
- a CDS encoding rhodanese-like domain-containing protein, whose translation MREVDVEQFAVERRPSMAVVDVRSAEEFAAGHVPGAVNVPLERVITDPGRYAGQELYVICQSGGRSAKAAEALTAAGARPVSVAGGTAGWISSGRPVDTGAR comes from the coding sequence ATGCGCGAGGTTGATGTGGAGCAGTTCGCGGTGGAGCGCCGCCCGAGCATGGCGGTGGTGGATGTGCGCTCGGCCGAGGAGTTCGCGGCCGGTCACGTGCCCGGCGCGGTGAACGTGCCGCTGGAGCGGGTGATCACCGACCCGGGCCGCTACGCCGGGCAGGAGCTGTACGTGATCTGTCAGTCCGGTGGCCGCAGCGCCAAGGCGGCCGAGGCGCTGACCGCGGCCGGGGCGCGACCGGTGTCGGTGGCCGGCGGGACCGCCGGCTGGATCAGCTCCGGGCGCCCGGTGGACACCGGCGCCCGGTAA
- a CDS encoding ThiF family adenylyltransferase, protein MTTLSAPSQAIPGSTTSAQIVSVAMTEASDAVLREHLLRADGQEDLCLATYAPSTGSRRWTALLREFVEPKPGERTVHRNVSFTGAYVLRAATQAAAAGLGVAILHSHPRGRGWQNMSPGDADAEQSYAHLCEEITGLPLLGMTLAGVDQAWSARTWTSTGTPVWAESVRVDGGQLRVSWNDGLRPPPQGQDTQQRTISAWGPGIQADLARLRILVVGVGSVGLDVAVRLAAAGVQHLAVMDPDLVERRNLDRLIGATRRDAANCRPKVDVAVRLVRAAATAEHTDTVGYRMSICDPSAHTIALDYDVIFSCVDRPWPRAVLNSLAYTDLIPVLDGGIGIDAFDDGTGMRNATVRTHVLRPGRPCMVCNKQLDPALVQIDRQGLLADPRYIAAADRGIQVGTENVALLSPNVSTGLLNQFVSLTAAPGGETEPGPLRFSLSTHALEHLPYCSSPSCYVERTVAAGDARPQLTETPGRRRSA, encoded by the coding sequence ATGACCACTCTGAGCGCCCCGAGCCAGGCCATCCCAGGGTCGACGACCTCCGCGCAGATCGTCTCGGTCGCGATGACCGAGGCGAGCGACGCGGTGCTGCGCGAGCACCTTCTGCGGGCAGACGGGCAGGAAGACCTGTGCCTGGCCACCTACGCCCCGTCGACCGGCAGTCGGCGTTGGACCGCGCTGCTGCGCGAGTTCGTCGAGCCCAAGCCCGGCGAGCGCACCGTGCACCGCAACGTCTCGTTCACCGGCGCCTACGTCCTGCGCGCGGCGACGCAGGCCGCCGCCGCCGGGCTCGGCGTCGCCATCCTGCATTCCCACCCCCGCGGGCGCGGATGGCAGAACATGAGCCCCGGGGATGCCGACGCCGAGCAGTCCTACGCCCACCTGTGCGAGGAGATCACCGGCCTGCCGCTGCTCGGCATGACCCTCGCCGGCGTCGACCAGGCGTGGTCCGCGCGCACCTGGACTAGCACTGGAACGCCGGTCTGGGCCGAGAGCGTTCGCGTCGACGGCGGGCAGCTGCGCGTGAGCTGGAACGACGGCCTGCGCCCGCCGCCACAGGGCCAGGACACCCAGCAGCGCACCATCTCCGCGTGGGGTCCCGGCATCCAGGCCGACCTCGCGCGGCTGCGCATCCTCGTCGTCGGGGTCGGCAGCGTCGGGCTCGACGTCGCCGTCCGGCTCGCCGCCGCCGGAGTGCAGCACCTCGCCGTCATGGACCCCGACCTCGTCGAGCGTCGCAACCTTGACCGGCTCATCGGCGCCACTCGCCGCGACGCGGCCAATTGTCGGCCGAAGGTCGACGTCGCGGTCCGGCTCGTGCGCGCCGCGGCGACAGCCGAACACACCGACACCGTTGGCTACAGGATGAGCATCTGTGACCCGTCTGCGCACACGATCGCGCTGGACTACGACGTCATCTTCAGCTGCGTCGACCGTCCCTGGCCGCGCGCGGTCCTCAACTCCCTCGCCTATACCGACCTCATCCCCGTCCTCGACGGTGGTATCGGCATCGACGCGTTCGACGACGGCACCGGCATGCGCAACGCGACCGTGCGCACCCACGTCCTGCGGCCCGGGCGGCCGTGCATGGTCTGCAACAAGCAACTCGACCCCGCCCTAGTCCAGATCGACCGCCAAGGCCTGCTCGCCGACCCCCGCTACATCGCCGCCGCCGACCGCGGCATCCAGGTTGGCACCGAGAACGTCGCCCTGCTCTCCCCGAACGTCAGCACCGGGCTGCTCAACCAGTTCGTCAGTCTGACCGCCGCGCCCGGCGGCGAGACCGAACCTGGCCCGCTGCGCTTCAGCCTCTCCACCCACGCGCTAGAACACCTGCCGTATTGCTCGTCGCCCAGCTGCTACGTCGAGCGGACAGTTGCGGCCGGCGACGCGCGACCGCAGCTGACCGAGACACCGGGTCGGAGGCGGTCCGCCTGA
- a CDS encoding DUF433 domain-containing protein has translation MAGGTLGLTSRVQRITSDSAVCHGHPTVRGLRYTVEILLELLSSGTTIDEVLDDYPDGSRLPGRAPAVRVSAAADDRRHGQHYERGGAEPVRGEPECGGPRPRRGGLRRAGPGGHGLVGRGGPLRVAAGRSWRLAAGRWWPRRRAVVE, from the coding sequence GTGGCGGGCGGTACCCTCGGTCTCACGTCCCGGGTGCAGCGCATCACGTCCGATTCGGCGGTCTGTCACGGGCATCCGACGGTGCGCGGGCTGCGTTATACAGTGGAGATCTTGCTGGAGCTGCTGTCGTCGGGGACGACGATTGACGAGGTGCTCGACGACTACCCGGACGGATCGCGACTCCCGGGACGGGCACCTGCTGTCCGGGTCTCCGCGGCGGCTGATGATCGTCGCCACGGGCAACATTACGAACGTGGCGGAGCTGAGCCTGTTCGAGGCGAACCTGAATGCGGCGGTCCGCGCCCTCGGCGAGGCGGACTTCGTCGAGCTGGGCCCGGCGGCCATGGGCTCGTCGGCCGAGGGGGGCCTCTCCGTGTGGCTGCCGGCCGTTCTTGGCGCCTCGCCGCGGGGAGGTGGTGGCCGCGTCGCAGAGCTGTTGTCGAATGA
- a CDS encoding rhodanese-like domain-containing protein, with amino-acid sequence MTHPRPHHVDAGTVRDWLDKADAVTVIDVRGPAEFETMHIRGSYNVPLKLVGEHTEQIAARLDRQVVLVCQSGTRAAQAHQRLAGVGAERVHILLGGIAAYSAVGGDVVRGRARWALERQVRLVAGTLVLTGLAAGLRAPKARLLAAGIGAGLTVSALTDTCTMARVLSALPYNRGPRDRTPAEVLAQLPTVRKAA; translated from the coding sequence GTGACCCACCCCCGCCCCCACCACGTCGATGCCGGAACGGTCCGGGACTGGCTCGACAAGGCCGACGCGGTAACCGTCATCGACGTCCGCGGCCCCGCGGAGTTCGAGACCATGCACATCCGCGGCTCTTACAACGTGCCGCTGAAACTGGTCGGTGAGCACACCGAGCAGATCGCAGCGCGGCTCGATCGGCAGGTCGTCCTCGTCTGCCAGTCCGGGACGCGAGCCGCGCAGGCCCACCAGCGTCTCGCCGGAGTCGGAGCCGAACGCGTCCACATCCTCCTCGGCGGTATCGCCGCGTACTCCGCCGTCGGTGGTGACGTCGTCCGTGGCCGGGCCCGCTGGGCGCTGGAGCGCCAGGTCCGCCTCGTCGCCGGGACGCTCGTGCTCACCGGACTCGCCGCGGGTCTGCGGGCTCCGAAGGCACGTCTCCTCGCCGCGGGGATCGGCGCTGGGCTCACCGTCTCCGCGCTGACTGACACCTGCACGATGGCGCGGGTCCTGTCCGCGCTCCCCTACAACCGCGGGCCGCGCGACCGCACGCCAGCCGAGGTACTCGCGCAGCTTCCCACCGTCCGGAAGGCAGCCTGA
- a CDS encoding DUF302 domain-containing protein: MDYGMTITLDLPYEQAVPAVKAALKEQGFGVLTEIDAQATLKEKLDHDMEPYVILGACNPQLAHRALDVDRQIGLLLPCNVVVRADGADRSIVSALDPQIMVTIPEREDLRPVADEAGVRIRAALHALTSD; the protein is encoded by the coding sequence ATGGACTACGGCATGACGATCACCCTGGACCTGCCCTACGAACAGGCCGTCCCCGCGGTCAAGGCGGCCCTGAAGGAGCAGGGGTTCGGGGTTCTCACCGAGATCGACGCCCAGGCCACCCTCAAGGAGAAGCTCGACCACGACATGGAGCCCTACGTCATCCTGGGCGCCTGCAACCCCCAGCTCGCCCACCGCGCCCTGGACGTCGACCGCCAGATCGGGCTGCTACTGCCCTGCAACGTCGTGGTCCGTGCCGACGGTGCTGACCGCAGCATCGTCTCGGCCCTGGACCCGCAGATCATGGTCACCATCCCCGAGCGTGAGGACCTGCGCCCCGTCGCGGACGAGGCCGGGGTGCGCATCCGGGCCGCCCTCCACGCACTCACCAGCGACTGA
- a CDS encoding helix-turn-helix domain-containing protein: protein MTPAVDDGREPRGGDVERLDVSQLGRLVRERRGAQSLRQAAADAGVSFSTMSRVEGGAQPDLASFTALCAWLGMPPSRFFSPVTERPQQPLEQAIAHISADPALTTEASAAISSVLKEMYATLAKANPLAKPVVACHLRAASVMRPGVPQRLGSLLDDMNAALVARVAKEGAR from the coding sequence ATGACCCCCGCAGTCGACGACGGCCGGGAGCCGCGCGGAGGCGATGTTGAGCGCCTCGACGTCTCCCAGCTCGGTCGTCTCGTCCGGGAACGACGGGGAGCGCAGTCGCTGCGGCAGGCCGCGGCCGACGCCGGGGTCAGCTTCAGCACGATGTCGCGCGTCGAGGGCGGCGCCCAACCCGACCTGGCATCGTTCACCGCGTTGTGTGCCTGGTTGGGGATGCCGCCGAGCAGGTTCTTCTCGCCGGTCACCGAGCGACCGCAGCAGCCGCTGGAGCAAGCGATTGCCCACATCTCCGCGGACCCGGCGCTGACGACCGAGGCCTCCGCGGCGATCAGCAGTGTGCTCAAGGAGATGTACGCGACCCTCGCTAAGGCCAACCCACTCGCGAAGCCGGTTGTCGCCTGCCACCTGCGCGCGGCGTCGGTGATGCGGCCCGGGGTGCCGCAGCGGCTTGGTTCGCTGCTCGACGATATGAACGCCGCGCTCGTCGCGCGGGTCGCGAAGGAAGGTGCGCGGTGA
- a CDS encoding SHOCT domain-containing protein gives MMNGSMMGWFWIWPTLVVIGLMLLGYLAYRLTQNRRPGADTVPVAGPTSARQILDERYARGEINDEEYRKRRDTLT, from the coding sequence ATGATGAACGGCTCGATGATGGGTTGGTTCTGGATCTGGCCGACCCTGGTAGTGATCGGCCTGATGCTGCTGGGTTACCTCGCCTACCGGCTCACCCAGAACCGCAGACCCGGTGCGGACACCGTTCCGGTGGCGGGGCCGACCTCGGCCCGGCAGATCCTCGACGAGCGCTACGCCCGCGGCGAAATCAACGACGAGGAGTACCGCAAGCGCCGCGACACACTGACATGA
- a CDS encoding ImmA/IrrE family metallo-endopeptidase, with protein sequence MTLPRGFKAKAEREAERLRGELGLGAAAALPLDRLAEHLGVTLVSGDELVDRDRLEEIERLQAFAFSAATFIIQGRTFVVTNPLRSPGRLASDVAHEFAHTILNHELAEVREIDGVPFRTCLPDEEEQATAFGGTLLLPRPLLMLAARRGDGPVEIAADCGVTLEMARFRYNTTGVARQAERRSV encoded by the coding sequence GTGACCCTGCCGCGGGGTTTTAAGGCCAAGGCCGAGCGCGAGGCCGAACGTCTCCGCGGTGAGCTGGGACTCGGCGCAGCCGCGGCGCTGCCGCTCGATCGGCTCGCCGAGCACCTCGGCGTCACGCTGGTCAGCGGTGACGAACTCGTCGACCGTGACCGCCTGGAGGAGATCGAGCGCCTGCAGGCGTTCGCGTTCTCCGCCGCGACCTTCATAATCCAGGGCCGGACCTTCGTGGTGACCAACCCACTACGCTCACCAGGCCGGCTCGCCAGCGACGTCGCGCACGAGTTCGCTCACACCATCCTCAACCACGAGCTCGCCGAGGTCCGTGAGATCGACGGCGTCCCCTTCCGGACCTGCCTCCCCGACGAAGAGGAACAGGCCACTGCGTTCGGTGGGACGCTCCTGCTTCCTCGCCCACTTCTGATGCTGGCCGCCCGTCGGGGAGACGGACCCGTCGAGATCGCCGCGGATTGCGGCGTCACACTCGAGATGGCCCGCTTCCGCTACAACACGACAGGCGTCGCTCGGCAGGCGGAGCGTCGATCCGTGTAG
- a CDS encoding MBL fold metallo-hydrolase: MIDVEVIETSSLGDRSYLATDGEVAVVVDPQRDVDRVLALAGRLGVRITHVVETHVHNDYVSGGLELARLTGAAYVLSAEDDLGFDRTGVVDGDVLEASPRLRLRVLGTPGHTFHHLSYVLEGPDGPQGVFTGGSLLYGTTGRTDLLGDEHAEALARAQHASAASMADALPDGAQVWPTHGFGSFCTATPASGDDSTIGREREVNPVLRLARDEFVRETLSGLGAYPAYYAHMGALNTAGPAPVDLRPPTTADPAELERRLADGEWVVDLRSRKAYLASHLAGTVSLGLDGPMATWLGWMAPHGAPITLLGDTPDQVAQAQRELVRIGVDRLVAAATGDPHELAVDPARLGELPSAGFADLAGELDGRRSADLPPAEVVLDVRLGTEWDASHVRGAVHVPLPELPDRLDEVPAGSVWVHCGSGYRATAAASLLARAGRTVVVVDDMFTDAADAGVPLTTTP, translated from the coding sequence GTGATCGACGTCGAAGTGATCGAGACATCCTCACTGGGTGACCGCAGCTATCTGGCCACCGACGGTGAGGTCGCGGTGGTGGTCGACCCGCAGCGCGACGTGGACCGGGTCCTGGCCCTGGCCGGGCGGCTCGGGGTGCGGATCACCCATGTCGTGGAGACCCACGTGCACAACGACTACGTCTCCGGTGGTCTGGAGCTCGCGCGCCTCACCGGAGCGGCCTACGTGCTGTCGGCCGAGGACGACCTGGGGTTCGACCGGACCGGTGTCGTCGACGGGGACGTGCTGGAGGCCTCGCCGCGGTTGCGGTTGCGGGTGTTGGGCACGCCGGGGCACACCTTCCATCACCTGTCCTACGTGCTGGAGGGCCCGGACGGGCCGCAGGGGGTGTTCACCGGCGGGTCGCTGCTGTACGGCACCACCGGGCGCACGGACCTGCTCGGCGACGAGCACGCGGAGGCGCTGGCCCGCGCGCAGCACGCCTCGGCCGCGTCGATGGCCGACGCGCTGCCCGACGGGGCGCAGGTGTGGCCGACCCACGGTTTCGGCAGCTTCTGCACCGCCACCCCGGCGTCAGGCGACGACTCCACGATCGGGCGGGAGCGGGAGGTCAACCCGGTGCTGCGGCTGGCCCGCGACGAGTTCGTCCGGGAGACCCTGTCCGGGTTGGGTGCCTACCCCGCCTACTACGCGCACATGGGTGCGCTCAACACCGCCGGCCCGGCCCCGGTGGACTTGCGCCCGCCGACCACGGCCGACCCGGCCGAGCTGGAGCGCCGGCTGGCCGACGGGGAGTGGGTCGTCGACCTGCGCTCGCGCAAGGCCTACCTCGCCTCGCACCTCGCCGGGACGGTGAGTCTCGGGCTGGACGGGCCGATGGCGACCTGGCTGGGCTGGATGGCCCCGCACGGTGCCCCGATCACGCTGCTCGGCGACACCCCGGACCAGGTGGCGCAGGCGCAGCGGGAGCTGGTCCGGATCGGTGTGGACCGGCTCGTCGCCGCCGCTACCGGTGATCCTCACGAGCTGGCCGTCGACCCGGCTCGGCTGGGCGAGTTGCCCAGCGCCGGTTTCGCTGACCTCGCCGGTGAGCTCGACGGCCGCCGTAGCGCTGATCTGCCGCCGGCCGAGGTGGTGCTCGACGTGCGGTTGGGCACCGAATGGGACGCCTCCCACGTGCGAGGGGCCGTGCACGTCCCGCTGCCCGAGCTGCCGGACCGGCTCGACGAGGTCCCGGCCGGGTCGGTGTGGGTGCACTGCGGCAGCGGCTACCGCGCCACCGCGGCCGCGTCGCTGCTCGCTCGCGCCGGGCGGACCGTGGTGGTCGTCGACGACATGTTCACCGACGCCGCCGACGCCGGTGTCCCGCTGACCACCACCCCATGA
- a CDS encoding DUF4238 domain-containing protein — translation MTNDHTVPQMYLRRFGRQPTSGRRKPTILARDVERLDHPFPTSIRNVAAVTDFYGERVEKLLCQIEGDAVPAFDAMLDDPDGALPGPDRWPLGNVHREAMAWWIAAQIVRTVRQRRRL, via the coding sequence GTGACGAACGATCACACTGTTCCCCAGATGTACCTGCGGCGGTTCGGACGGCAGCCGACGTCCGGAAGACGCAAGCCGACCATCCTGGCACGCGACGTCGAGCGGCTCGATCATCCGTTCCCAACGAGCATCCGAAATGTGGCCGCGGTGACCGACTTCTACGGCGAGCGCGTCGAGAAGCTGCTGTGCCAGATCGAGGGCGACGCGGTACCAGCGTTCGATGCGATGCTGGACGATCCCGACGGGGCGTTGCCTGGCCCTGACCGCTGGCCGCTCGGCAACGTTCATCGAGAGGCGATGGCGTGGTGGATCGCAGCGCAGATCGTTCGAACTGTCCGTCAGCGGCGACGCCTGTAG
- a CDS encoding sulfite exporter TauE/SafE family protein produces the protein MILAGVFGLVIGAALGLLGAGGSILAVPALVYGVGQPVGAAVFGSLLVVAVSAAGGLAVRLRSGVIRWPVALVFGAAGVPTAFAGAALGRLIADRWLLVAFSVLMVAVAIAMLRGSPEEATGGACRIRNGRVDWRSCLPKALAAGAGVGLLTGLFGVGGGFIIVPALTLLLGLSAAEAIATSLAIVTITSLAGLGAHAADAAGVDYAVIGVFAGTALLASLAAGRVANRLPAAALRRGFAYLILAVAVGVAAAALLAPAALSTG, from the coding sequence GTGATCCTCGCCGGCGTGTTCGGCCTGGTCATCGGCGCCGCGCTCGGGCTGCTCGGCGCCGGGGGTTCGATCCTGGCGGTCCCGGCGCTGGTCTACGGGGTCGGCCAGCCGGTGGGGGCCGCGGTGTTCGGGTCGCTGCTGGTGGTGGCCGTGTCGGCGGCGGGCGGACTGGCGGTGCGGCTGCGGTCCGGGGTGATCCGGTGGCCGGTGGCGCTGGTGTTCGGTGCCGCGGGAGTCCCCACCGCGTTCGCCGGGGCCGCGCTGGGCCGCCTGATCGCCGACCGGTGGCTGCTGGTGGCGTTCTCGGTGCTGATGGTCGCCGTCGCGATCGCGATGCTGCGCGGGAGCCCAGAGGAGGCCACGGGCGGTGCGTGTCGGATCCGCAACGGGCGGGTCGACTGGCGCAGCTGCCTACCCAAAGCACTCGCCGCCGGCGCCGGGGTCGGGCTGCTGACCGGGCTGTTCGGGGTGGGTGGCGGGTTCATCATCGTGCCCGCGCTGACCCTGCTGCTCGGGCTGAGCGCCGCGGAGGCCATCGCCACCTCGCTGGCGATCGTCACGATCACCTCGCTGGCCGGGCTGGGCGCGCACGCCGCCGACGCCGCAGGCGTGGACTACGCCGTGATCGGCGTGTTCGCCGGCACCGCCCTGCTCGCCTCGCTCGCCGCCGGGCGCGTGGCGAACCGGCTCCCGGCCGCGGCGCTGCGGCGCGGGTTCGCCTACCTGATCCTGGCCGTCGCGGTCGGCGTCGCCGCCGCCGCGCTGCTCGCACCGGCCGCGCTGAGCACCGGCTGA